The Polyangium mundeleinium genome contains the following window.
CCGCGCGGAGGTGCGCCGAAATGTACACGCCGCGGGCGATCTGCGATTTGAGCACCTCGTACATCGCGGCGACGACGTCGTCCGGCTCCTTCCGCGCCGCGCGTCCTTTCTCGTAGGCCTGCGTGATCTCGCGCGCGGCCTCCTTGTTCCGGTAGAGCCGGATCGGATCCCCGCCGAGGCGCAGCATCTTGTACATGGCCTTGGCCTGCCGCGCCGCGTCCCGCGTCCCGCTCGTGACCGTGACGTGTTTTCCCGTCCGCCGGAAGTACGCCTCGTCGATCGCATCGACCTTGTCCGCGACCGGATCCGGCAGCGTCACGTCCGCGACGGCATTCCAGGCCGGCGGTTTTCCCCGTGGCGTCGACTTTTCGAGGCGCGGCGGCGATAGCGGCGGACGGGCAGCTTCTTCGGGCGACAGGTTGGGCAGATCGTCGCAGTCGAGGGCGAGCGCGGCGCGTGGTTCGGCCGTGGAGATGGGCGGCAGAAGGAAGGACGCGTCGAGCTCTGCGACCTCGCGCGAGCAGCCTGCGCCGAGGGCGAGCGCGCAGGCGAGGGCGACCTTTCGAACGAGCGAGCTCCGCATGGGGCGCCCGCGATGTTGCACCGGACAGCCGGGAGCGCCAAAAAAAGCGCGGTCCTTTCGCGGCGCTGTCGGGTATTCTCGGCGAAATCTGCGGTAGAACGGGCAGACCGGGCTAGACTACCGGGCTGCCCAGGAGACGACGTCATGAGCGCCCCTCGCACGAATGGCACCGCGGCCCCTCGCACCCGCCCGCTCACCGGCGCGGAGTACCTCGAGAGCCTGCGCGACGGGCGTGACGTCTGGATCCGCGGCGAACGCGTCACGGACCTGCCAAACCACCCGATCTTCCGCAACGCCGCGCGGATGCTCGCGCGCCTCTACGACGCCCTGCACGATCCCGCGCGGCAAGGCGTGCTCACGGCCGAGACGGCCCTCGACTCGGGCGCCCGGACGCACCGCTTCTTCTGCCTCCCACGGAGCATCGAGGACCTCGTGGCGACGCGCGACGCCATCGCGGAATGGGCGCGCATCACGTACGGCTGGATGGGGCAAAGCCCGGAAGAAGGCGCGAGCCTCATTGCGACGCTCGGCGCCGCGCCCGAGGTCTATGGCCGGTTCGCCGACAACGCGCGGACCTGGTATCGCAATGCGAGCACGCAGGCCCTCTTTTTCCATCACGCGATGCTCGAACGCCGCACGCATCCGCCGAATGCCGCGGCCCCTGCGCCGCTCTACATCGAGCGCGAGACCGACGCGGGGATCGTCATCAATGGCGCGACGCCCGTCCCCTCGGTCGCGGCGCTCTCCCATGGCAGCTTCGTCGTCCACCCGGGCATCGTGCGCGACGAGGAGATCCTCCTCTCGTTCGTCGTGCCCATGGACAGCCGCGGCGTGAAGCTGCAATGCCGCCCGAGCGCCACCACGAACACGAAGCTCCACGGCAGCCCCTTCGACCACCCGCTGACGAGCCGCCTCGAAGAGGACGAGGCCGTCCTTTCGTTCGACGAGGTCCTCGTCCCCTGGGAAAACGTGTTTCTGTATCGCGACGAAGGCGGGCGAACCGCGGCCTTCCAGCGCGCCTCCTTCGCCGCGCGCGCGAGCTTCCAGGAGTGCACGCGCCTCAGCATCAAGCTCGAATTCCTCGCGGGCCTGCTTTTGCGCTCCGTCGAGGCGGCAGGCACGGGCGGCTCGCCGGAGGTCCGCGCGGCGCTCGGCGAGGTCCTCTCCTACCGCAATCTGTTTTGGGGCCTGACCGAGGCGCAGGCGCGGGTCCCGGCCCCCTGGGCGAACGGCGCCTTGCTCCCGAACCCCGAGCATGGTTTGTCCTTCCGCATCTTTT
Protein-coding sequences here:
- a CDS encoding 4-hydroxyphenylacetate 3-hydroxylase N-terminal domain-containing protein, with protein sequence MSAPRTNGTAAPRTRPLTGAEYLESLRDGRDVWIRGERVTDLPNHPIFRNAARMLARLYDALHDPARQGVLTAETALDSGARTHRFFCLPRSIEDLVATRDAIAEWARITYGWMGQSPEEGASLIATLGAAPEVYGRFADNARTWYRNASTQALFFHHAMLERRTHPPNAAAPAPLYIERETDAGIVINGATPVPSVAALSHGSFVVHPGIVRDEEILLSFVVPMDSRGVKLQCRPSATTNTKLHGSPFDHPLTSRLEEDEAVLSFDEVLVPWENVFLYRDEGGRTAAFQRASFAARASFQECTRLSIKLEFLAGLLLRSVEAAGTGGSPEVRAALGEVLSYRNLFWGLTEAQARVPAPWANGALLPNPEHGLSFRIFSTLAYPRLRDVIERAVGTGQVFLSANASDFMNPETRAYLERFVRGENGYTALDRVKLTKLLWDALGGQIDNHFASGDRLESADDMRIDVLSAAATSGLSERCKAFAGRCLDEYDLQGWRTKDLFTPNELVPVVSSRRRPSSW